One genomic window of Argonema galeatum A003/A1 includes the following:
- a CDS encoding glyoxalase-like domain protein: MVIAASLIPSLYSSALLGSFLPSLALDSLFSTQGIMVMLLVAYAGAMWMFLTSAPKVYTIMVSDLDIARQLYEGLLDLPAAEVPLHYYYNYEQTLGATSIDPLYMSASPSFSGTKGLNPPEGLWYQLKKNTQLHVISGATLGQKDRQRHVCFDRDCLEQVLMRVQVRGLKHKIRTEKPLHFLLKDLEGRVIEMAEVSS; the protein is encoded by the coding sequence ATGGTTATAGCAGCTAGCTTGATTCCCTCCCTGTATTCGTCCGCTCTCTTAGGATCTTTTTTGCCTTCCCTGGCTCTGGATAGCTTGTTTTCCACCCAAGGAATCATGGTGATGCTGCTGGTAGCCTATGCAGGTGCCATGTGGATGTTCCTCACCAGTGCCCCGAAAGTCTATACGATTATGGTGTCGGATCTGGACATCGCTCGGCAGTTATATGAAGGTCTGCTAGATCTACCAGCAGCAGAAGTGCCTTTGCACTACTACTACAATTACGAGCAAACCCTTGGTGCTACTAGCATCGACCCTCTGTATATGTCAGCTAGTCCCAGCTTCTCTGGCACCAAAGGATTGAACCCACCGGAGGGCCTTTGGTATCAGTTAAAGAAGAATACGCAGTTGCACGTTATCTCTGGAGCTACTTTAGGCCAAAAAGATCGTCAGCGCCATGTTTGTTTCGATCGCGATTGTCTCGAACAAGTGCTGATGAGAGTGCAAGTCCGAGGCTTGAAGCACAAAATCCGCACCGAAAAGCCTCTGCATTTTTTGCTCAAGGATTTAGAAGGTCGCGTGATTGAAATGGCAGAAGTTTCTAGTTAG
- a CDS encoding glycoside hydrolase family 3 N-terminal domain-containing protein, translating into MKIVKLFLAVIILLFAFNFRLPFWASWRVLAFSAIIIFGLGLILSEIRGLSRKYAKKRRVSSFLIFAIASLALSHALALEIKFNLTKSIVLNADANKIEKLGQHFVIGYRNFEEIKTLVYKRAVGGVFITTRNIRNKTKQDIQQEIKALQDIRQSQGLPPLWIATDQEGGMVSRLSPPLTRLPQLSAIVADDKNIDLKKDEIIKYARTQGRELAEIGVNLNFAPVVDLNKGIINPNDKYSKIYQRSISADKEVVAKVALWYCKTLEEYRVRCTIKHFPGLGRVSADTHIADAELPTSVDELTNDDWVPFRQVMSNSQALTMLGHAKLTAVDPKHPVSFSKRVVTDIIRKNWQHNGILITDDFGMQAVYGSKDGFGLATVKAINAGVDLLLISYDKDLYYEAMYALLKASERGNLDREMLEKSRKRLKLLPNSI; encoded by the coding sequence ATGAAAATAGTTAAATTATTTTTAGCCGTAATTATTTTATTATTTGCTTTCAATTTTAGATTGCCATTTTGGGCGAGTTGGAGAGTTTTAGCGTTTTCGGCTATTATAATATTCGGTTTGGGATTAATCCTTTCTGAAATCAGAGGTTTGAGTAGAAAATATGCAAAAAAGAGACGAGTTAGCAGTTTTTTGATATTTGCGATCGCATCTCTTGCTCTCTCCCATGCCTTAGCTTTGGAAATCAAATTTAATTTGACAAAATCCATTGTATTAAATGCAGATGCCAACAAAATAGAAAAATTGGGTCAGCATTTTGTCATCGGCTATAGAAACTTTGAAGAAATCAAAACCTTAGTTTATAAAAGAGCCGTAGGTGGAGTATTTATCACCACCAGAAACATTAGAAATAAAACAAAACAAGATATCCAACAAGAAATTAAAGCGTTGCAAGATATTCGCCAAAGTCAAGGTTTACCTCCTTTGTGGATAGCGACAGATCAAGAAGGCGGTATGGTATCTCGATTATCTCCACCTCTGACGAGATTGCCTCAACTTTCAGCTATCGTTGCTGACGATAAAAATATAGATCTAAAAAAGGATGAAATTATTAAATATGCCCGAACCCAGGGAAGAGAATTAGCTGAAATTGGAGTTAATTTGAATTTTGCCCCTGTAGTAGACTTAAACAAAGGAATTATTAATCCAAATGATAAATATTCTAAAATTTACCAGCGGTCTATATCAGCAGATAAAGAAGTGGTTGCCAAGGTAGCTTTGTGGTATTGTAAAACCTTGGAAGAATATCGAGTTAGATGCACAATTAAACATTTTCCAGGATTAGGAAGAGTTAGTGCAGATACACATATTGCTGATGCAGAATTGCCTACCTCAGTCGATGAATTAACCAATGATGACTGGGTGCCGTTTCGTCAAGTAATGAGTAATTCTCAAGCTTTGACAATGCTGGGACACGCTAAATTAACGGCAGTAGATCCCAAACATCCAGTATCCTTCTCCAAACGGGTAGTTACAGATATTATCAGAAAGAATTGGCAGCACAATGGTATTTTAATCACAGACGATTTTGGGATGCAGGCAGTCTATGGTAGTAAAGATGGATTCGGACTAGCTACCGTTAAAGCAATTAATGCTGGAGTAGATTTGCTTCTAATCTCTTACGATAAAGATTTATATTACGAAGCTATGTATGCCTTGCTGAAAGCGTCAGAAAGAGGAAACTTGGATAGAGAAATGCTAGAGAAGAGTAGGAAAAGACTAAAGTTATTGCCAAATTCGATTTAG
- a CDS encoding mucoidy inhibitor MuiA family protein, with product MTTQIINTRISEVTIYTNQAQVTRRGTAALTGEEKELIIAELPLTIQTDSVRVRGAGKLAVRLLGVRTETIFATEAFAEKISLLSRQIRQVELQKRSIQDQLEAAQLQRNFVQGLSEKSLEGFSGLLAPAQINLDDIGELLKFLGQQYAEYASAIALRERQVRDLDKQLEILRQQLKQIQLSPCKESYTSHSVIVAIGPASPGDFELEISYLVSRAGWTPLYDLRTSSNRDRINISLLAEIRQKTGEDWTGVKLTLSTAKPTSNTLPPKLEPWYVSGRKNNQLPQSDDAFAELEALLAEENDTTKKQDFLSAQKVVGQAIKSDAAVTFPLDRDSDISSNGAAHKVMIFNDDYPCRIEYVAVPRLISFAYLEATVTNNTNGVTLLPGKANIFCERSLVGTTQMENIAPGQQFKLNLGIDESLKIDRDLVEREVQLIGNYRRTTYGYKLAIANLRSKKTTLRLIEQLPVSRDEQIKVHLFSTRPEIHLGEMGQLEWLITLPRQSKRQGKKEIYYQFTIEHPVEITVVSLE from the coding sequence ATGACTACTCAGATAATCAATACACGCATCTCAGAAGTAACAATCTACACCAACCAAGCACAGGTTACCAGGCGCGGCACAGCGGCGCTAACTGGTGAGGAAAAAGAATTAATAATTGCAGAATTGCCATTAACTATCCAAACCGATTCAGTTAGGGTTAGAGGTGCAGGTAAGTTAGCGGTGCGATTATTAGGAGTGCGGACAGAAACTATATTTGCTACTGAAGCATTTGCAGAGAAAATATCACTGCTGAGTAGACAAATTCGCCAGGTTGAGTTGCAAAAACGCAGTATTCAAGATCAATTGGAAGCTGCACAATTGCAACGAAATTTCGTGCAAGGTTTAAGTGAAAAGTCATTAGAAGGCTTTTCGGGATTACTTGCACCCGCACAGATAAACCTGGATGATATTGGGGAGTTACTGAAGTTTTTGGGACAGCAGTACGCAGAGTATGCGAGTGCGATCGCATTGCGGGAAAGGCAGGTACGCGACTTAGACAAACAATTAGAAATACTTCGCCAACAACTCAAGCAAATCCAGCTATCCCCTTGCAAAGAAAGTTATACCAGTCATAGCGTTATCGTCGCGATCGGGCCAGCAAGTCCAGGAGATTTTGAACTAGAAATTTCTTACCTAGTAAGTCGCGCTGGGTGGACACCGCTTTACGACTTGCGAACTAGCAGCAATAGGGATCGCATTAATATTTCCCTGCTAGCTGAAATTAGGCAAAAAACAGGCGAAGATTGGACTGGAGTAAAACTCACACTTTCCACTGCCAAACCAACTTCAAATACCCTACCTCCCAAACTTGAACCTTGGTACGTTAGCGGTAGAAAAAATAACCAGCTTCCCCAGAGTGATGATGCTTTTGCTGAATTAGAAGCTTTACTGGCAGAGGAAAACGATACTACCAAGAAACAAGATTTTCTCTCAGCGCAAAAAGTGGTGGGACAAGCAATTAAATCTGACGCTGCGGTAACATTTCCGCTAGATCGAGACAGCGATATTTCAAGTAATGGTGCGGCGCATAAAGTAATGATTTTTAACGACGATTATCCTTGTCGAATTGAATATGTTGCAGTACCAAGGTTAATTAGTTTCGCCTACCTTGAAGCAACGGTTACGAATAACACAAATGGTGTAACTTTGCTACCCGGTAAAGCTAACATTTTTTGCGAGCGCTCCCTTGTAGGCACTACCCAAATGGAAAACATTGCACCGGGTCAACAGTTTAAACTTAACTTAGGTATTGACGAAAGTTTAAAAATCGATCGCGATTTGGTGGAGCGTGAAGTACAATTGATAGGTAACTATCGCCGCACAACCTATGGGTATAAGCTAGCGATCGCTAACTTACGCAGTAAAAAAACTACACTGAGACTAATCGAACAACTACCAGTCAGTCGCGACGAACAAATTAAAGTCCATCTCTTCAGCACTCGTCCAGAAATCCATCTGGGTGAAATGGGTCAGCTAGAATGGTTAATTACACTACCGCGCCAATCTAAACGCCAGGGCAAAAAGGAAATATATTATCAGTTTACCATTGAGCATCCTGTTGAGATAACTGTAGTGAGCTTAGAGTAG
- a CDS encoding M48 family metallopeptidase, with protein sequence MPTYKGISSEAFRHPLDREAEETLRSLPGFDIAARKFVEFFAERPQFIYNMGNSIEVGPRQYSTIYQIFRESLRDLDIYPEPSLFVSQHPLSNAYAMGQERPSIVLNSALLDLMSEAELRAVIAHELGHIKCGHTTLSQMGIWAIATVSFLGDLTLGLGNIIGRGLIYAFYEWKRRSELSADRAALLVMDDINPVLRSMMKLAGGSAKYNNECSLDEFIRQSEKYQDLDQDGLNQVYKFLLYNNFAQGVFLSHPFLVERISHIRQWSLSEEYRQIRNGNYQQSAAEGSVDVQSETPHNQVDELRRQIEELQREIDRYKRKPE encoded by the coding sequence ATGCCGACTTATAAAGGAATCTCCAGCGAAGCCTTCCGCCATCCGCTCGATCGCGAAGCCGAGGAAACCTTACGCAGCTTACCAGGCTTCGATATCGCCGCCCGCAAATTTGTAGAATTCTTCGCCGAACGCCCTCAATTCATCTATAATATGGGCAACAGCATTGAAGTCGGCCCCCGCCAGTATTCGACAATTTATCAGATATTTCGCGAATCTTTGCGAGATCTAGATATTTATCCAGAACCATCTTTGTTTGTTAGTCAGCATCCTTTATCCAATGCTTATGCTATGGGACAAGAACGTCCCTCGATCGTACTAAATTCTGCTCTGTTAGATTTAATGAGCGAAGCTGAATTGCGAGCGGTTATAGCCCATGAATTAGGACATATTAAATGCGGTCACACCACTCTATCTCAGATGGGAATTTGGGCGATCGCTACGGTATCTTTTCTCGGCGATTTAACTCTTGGCTTAGGCAATATCATCGGCAGAGGTTTAATTTATGCCTTTTATGAATGGAAGCGACGTTCTGAATTATCAGCAGATCGGGCCGCTTTATTGGTGATGGATGACATCAATCCAGTCTTGCGATCGATGATGAAACTTGCTGGCGGCAGTGCCAAGTATAACAATGAATGCAGTTTGGATGAATTTATCCGTCAATCTGAAAAATATCAAGACCTCGATCAAGACGGATTGAATCAAGTGTATAAATTTCTCCTTTATAATAACTTTGCTCAAGGGGTATTCTTAAGTCATCCCTTTTTGGTAGAACGCATTAGTCACATCCGCCAGTGGTCACTTTCAGAAGAATATCGCCAAATCCGCAACGGCAATTATCAACAATCTGCCGCTGAGGGATCTGTTGACGTTCAATCAGAAACGCCACACAATCAAGTAGACGAGTTGCGGCGTCAAATTGAAGAATTGCAACGAGAAATCGATCGCTATAAAAGAAAGCCTGAGTAA